In a genomic window of Bemisia tabaci chromosome 1, PGI_BMITA_v3:
- the LOC140224648 gene encoding uncharacterized protein: MANRTCAGSPIGPRDILLEGMETRENGRKMTQNWNQTFQPGYWGQSSAQMDPRGHRAFQEIPGQNREIQEMFKAQLEVTRTLSQSIMEWNQLIAGSNVPRSAEGPIISIKAPPFKRRFKGESDYEIRDFLKDFETHYRKCSDQEKRDQLRSHLGKRAVQYYDNEEIAFQNCESFEETKQKLIEYFDDVEDALQKFSARTQRSDEDPLDFVQAKRKLANLAKVNSTEAQLVRSIVMGLAPEYLAQVINNRDSTIKELIESVKNAELAVAATSKGRNSILAVNHYTWQESSLESRVKATENTLATLVAAVDSNRAETERNSRALNAMRQDLARGVDALVAAEKRLREATSGDALYQGQQQMAGMPFKKRKWTRSQEANPGNQQCRWNGNANQAVSRAQPANPHLSQQSFIQQNHDPSISTIKSRDKFVTKIYPRSNFPVKNEGHKSFAETNEKILDKSAYDFSASDTVDQEPIYIRSVNFMQDKNFKQEVYSNDKFSAEI; encoded by the coding sequence ATGGCAAACCGAACTTGTGCAGGCAGTCCCATAGGACCAAGAGACATACTGTTAGAGGGCATGGAGACCAGAGAAAACGGCCGGAAAATGACCCAAAACTGGAACCAAACATTTCAACCTGGTTATTGGGGGCAAAGTTCCGCGCAGATGGATCCTCGAGGACACAGGGCCTTCCAGGAAATACCGGGACAAAACCgagaaattcaagaaatgttTAAAGCCCAGCTGGAGGTGACGAGAACGTTGAGCCAGTCCATAATGGAATGGAACCAGTTGATAGCAGGATCCAACGTTCCCCGATCAGCAGAAGGACCAATAATTTCAATTAAGGCACCTCCCTTCAAGAGACGTTTCAAGGGTGAAAGTGACTATGAGATCAGAGACTTTTTGAAAGACTTCGAAACGCACTATCGCAAGTGTTCGGATCAAGAAAAGCGGGACCAGCTCAGGAGTCACTTAGGAAAACGAGCCGTGCAGTATTATGACAACGAGGAAATAGCGTTCCAAAACTGCGAGTCTTTTGAGGAAACCAAACAAAAACTGATCGAATATTTCGATGATGTTGAGGATGCCCTCCAGAAATTCTCTGCGCGAACGCAGAGAAGCGATGAGGACCCGTTGGATTTTGTGCAAGCGAAGAGAAAACTGGCGAACTTGGCTAAAGTGAACTCGACTGAAGCACAGTTAGTGAGGAGTATAGTAATGGGATTGGCACCGGAGTATTTGGCCCAGGTGATTAATAATCGTGATTCAACAATTAAGGAGTTGATAGAATCAGTAAAAAATGCTGAACTGGCCGTTGCCGCAACCAGCAAGGGAAGAAACTCTATTTTGGCTGTGAATCACTATACTTGGCAGGAATCATCCTTAGAATCCCGGGTGAAAGCCACTGAAAATACTCTAGCAACGTTGGTAGCCGCAGTTGATTCAAATCGTGCAGAGACGGAGAGAAATAGTCGAGCATTGAACGCTATGAGGCAGGACTTGGCCAGGGGAGTTGACGCATTAGTAGCCGCAGAAAAGAGGTTACGAGAGGCAACAAGCGGTGACGCGCTCTATCAGGGACAGCAACAAATGGCAGGGATGCCcttcaagaaaagaaaatggaccCGAAGCCAGGAAGCAAACCCCGGAAATCAGCAGTGTAGATGGAACGGAAACGCGAACCAGGCCGTTTCAAGGGCGCAACCCGCAAATCCTCATCTAAGCCAGCAAAGTTTCATTCAGCAAAATCATGATCCTTCAATCAGTACAATAAAATCTCGTGATAAGTTTGTTACTAAAATTTATCCTAGAAgtaattttcctgtcaaaaatgaGGGTCATAAGTCTTTTGCTGAAACCAATGAAAAGATTTTGGACAAATCCGCATATGATTTTTCAGCTTCAGATACTGTGGATCAGGAGCCTATTTACATAAGAAGTGTTAATTTCATGCAGGATAAAAACTTTAAGCAAGAAGTTTATTCGAACGATAAGTTTTCTGCCGAAATTTAA